Genomic DNA from Dioscorea cayenensis subsp. rotundata cultivar TDr96_F1 chromosome 1, TDr96_F1_v2_PseudoChromosome.rev07_lg8_w22 25.fasta, whole genome shotgun sequence:
NNNNNNNNNNNNNNNNNNNNNNNNNNNNNNNNNNNNNNNNNNNNNNNNNNNNNNNNNNNNNNNNNNNNNNNNNNNNNNNNNNNNNNNNNNNNNNNNaacatatttttaaataaaataattttaaaaaattaatataaattttataaatttaaatttatcaactaatttaaactaattttgttaatacatatgatttagttaaaataaacaagttaaaaaaaagaacCTCTCACATTAGATTTGTATTTAATGGCCACTGTCTATTCatacataatatttataatacattaataacGGTAACTCTATACATCACCTTTGTGAATAACAACCGTTAGATTATAATCTAAGCTTTTCATCAAACATTCTTGTTTTAaaatacttataaaaaaacttattctatgtgtatatatatatgtatatataagatttatggGGAATATACATCAGCTATAAATGCAAAatacatttgtttttattatcacaaaattactattcatcctTTCAAGAGCATTTCAACAAACACTTGGCGTGCAGATTCcgaacctccatgaattcattcacaaatcaaacaaaaaaattcccCAAAAAAATGGCCAAATTAATCAATCATGTATGAAATCCATCAAACAACGCTAAAAAATCAGATCAAAACAAGAGGAAAAGAGGCGCCTTTTTACTGATTCTTAGCTTCCGATGGGGCAAGGTCAAAGCTCTTGTTGTAGGCTTCCAGCTCCTCATAATACACATCCCAAACGCATCGCATGCATCCACTCCCACAGCAATCGCCGGGAAGCGGCTTCTCCGGCGGCTGCAGCGGCGTCTCCGGCTTCTCAGCTTCggtcttcttcttttcctccaCTTTGATTTCCTTGACGTTGTCACCCATCGCTGAGGAGGTGAGAGGCCGATGTAGACGCCGGCGAAgggggagaaggaggagaagagaagaagatctcGTCGTCGTGGAGGGTTGTTGGATCGAGGTCCAGAACGGCGGCGGAGAGACTCTCAATGCGCACATCCAACGAGACTCCGCGTTGTTCACGCTAGTCCCGATGCTTTGGATTCCCGTCTTCGTTTTGATTAGCTGTTAACGGGTCGGGTTTGACTTTCTTTGGGATCCGACCCGTTTGCTAGTGCTAATTAAGTTAACATTAGTATTGTAATTAGCGTTGTGTGTTCAAGCCTTACTCCACGCGATGTTTTGTGCTTGGGTCAGGGTGCTGTGGAGCGATGCTCTGGCGCCTGTCTTTGACTTCCCCCAGTGAAAGAACCGTGACGTTAATCGTtctgtgtaaaaaaaaaaaattagtgttgTTTTGGTTAATGTTTATTATGCTAAGAAGATTCTTAATAGGTATAAAaagttaattgatttttattttaataataaaaatgtttgatATGTTGCTAAAGGATAGGTGGGCCTTTtgttattatgttaaaaaattgtttaaaatgcctttttatagtaaaaaaaattaatgttccatgaatttaatcaaattttttaatatatatcaattttaaaaatattattttgtgagTTCTTcggtttataattttattttattttgataatatggaCAAGACACCACTCATATTTTATACAGCacttaaattttattactgTCAAATTTTATTACCCGAGCCCTTCAACAATTGCAAAAtggaaaatttataattaaattgcaGATGAACAAGATAGCTAGAACTAAttaaatactatattttttatattatttatcatgaaaaacatgaatgAAATTATACAAGtgatgttttacttttttttgttttgaataatagaccctttttatatgaatataaacagtactggaaCACGGgtgtacaatatatatacaatataagCATAGTATAAAAATCTCGGGTGAACAATACTGTGAGAGGAatgatttgaacccatgacctccctctTATACTTAGGTGCCATaccataccattgggctatcccacggttgacaaataaataaaactgaTGTTTTACTTTTTAAGCTATAAATTAagttgaatttgaatttaaatttcaagAGTCAAAGTAAAGCTCAAACAAACCTTTTCAAGTTAATTTTGAGCTCACTTCAAAGATAGATGTAACACACAATACTTCagcatgaataaaaatttatattcataaaacatgatttaCCGAATCCAAAAGTAATATTTGCgcattttataataatatactgAAGTTCAAAACAGAGATTTATTGAACTAAAAAAagtccaaaaaaacaaagaaaagaaacaaggcACTCAGGTTAATTGTATCTATTCCTTCTTCAATCCCAAACACATGAGAAGAAGACCAATATAATCAAACCGGTATAAACATCTCATGAAGTGAAGTTTCATGTCATTCCATGGTGGATACCTGCAAACAAATTCAATCAAAAAGCTTCTTCTCAGTACTGCTTTTCCATGGCTGAATGCATCAAATGAGAATTTCCCATGATACTTCCCAAACCCACTCAATCCAACTCCTCCAAATGGCAATGCATCACAAGCATACTGCATTAGAATTGTTCGAAACAAATCATGTTAGCATTACTGCATTTAATAGTTAATTAAAGAATCGAAGAATTGAAGTCATACTTGAACCATTGTGTCATTGAAAGTGATACTCCCGGAAGAAGTCTCCGCGATGATTCGTTGTTTCAAGTGTTCATTCTTTGTGAATGCATAAATGGCAAGCGGTTTCGGCCTTTCGCTTATAAATTCTATGCTGTCTTCGATCTTCTTCACAGTGATGATGGGTAGTAATGGACCGAAGATTTCTTTGGTCATTAGAAGAGATTCAAGTGGAGGATTGACCAAAATGGTTGGTTCGACTTTTCTGCAGATAACGAAAAGAgaatatttcattaattttggtgtgaaagataaaaaaaactttaggtGATGTGGTTTCAGTGAGTTACAAGGTTTCATAATCAGAGGAACCACCAAATGCAATGGAATCTCTAACGGATGATTCATTCAGGAGATCACAAAGTCTCTGGAAATGTTGTTTGTTGACAATCCTCGAAATGTTATCAGACTCTATATAAAATCTCTTGATTGTAGTCTTCAGCAAATCAAtctgcacaaaaaaaaaacacatatgaacaatgataaattgaaatttttcaCAACTGTAAATCAACAAATCAAACTGAATACAAGAATCGGTGCGAATTTATCCTCCACTAGTAGATAATCAACTCCTATGCATGCTTGGCCACAACAAGGCCCCCATTTTCCGCCAACTATTCTCCGAACAGCCACCTAAATGAAATCATCAAGAGAAGTAAAAGTTTTACATTAATACTAAATTTTAAGTGATTGGCATTGGATTTACAGATTAAAGATTTTACATGGTACCTATCACATTACAAGCTAAACATGACTACAAGTCTCAGGAAGTGATCAAATTTCAGTAACATTACCTTTAGATCTCTTAAATTTGAAAGAGTATCGACTATTGTCGGGCACTTCCCACCTAATTCAAgaactaccggtgtcaaatgcTTTGCGGCTTTTGTCATGACAATGCGTCCGACACGTTCACTTCctgtatatataattacaaatttaaacaaagatCAAATCGATAGATAAATTACGAAAACTAAGAAACAAACACACTCATGTGAATGTGATCAAAGTTACCAGTAAAAAAAATCTTGTCCCATTTGCAATCCAAGAGTTGCTCCCCAACAAATTGTCCACCTTGAATGATCTTAATAGCTTTGTTGTCCAAATACAATGGAAGAACATTTGCAATTAAATCTGATGATGCAGGAGCTAGTTTCTGCAGTTTTCAATACCATAACATTTCCAGCTGAAATTGCTCCAATTAATGGTTCCAAGGCCAGTCCTGAGTGAAATCCAATACCATTATACAAACTCAATCACTCATTCACAATAGACAGTAAATTCTTGCTCCAATAAAGTGTTGTAAAATCACTCATGATTCATAAATTACAaaccaaacataaaaacaaaatgcaGCAAACCTATGGGAAAATTCCAAGAGGAGAAGATCAGAACAACACCAAGAGGTTCAGGCAACACCTCTGCACTTGAAGGGAAAAAAGCCCATGGCATACGAACCTGAAATCACAATAGCAACAATCTTTCTATGAAACCTTTTCCAAGTTCACAAAACTCCAAAATTTCAGCTCAAAAAGGATAAACAAAAAAGCCTCACTTTTTGGGATGCCATCCATTTCTTCAGATTACTCAGAGCATAGTTCACagatttaatcaaaacaccaaccTTCAAATTAACATAGTTAACAAATTCCTCAGATGATGCAAAACTAGaaaccaaagagaaaaaaacagataaagagagagagagagagacctcaTCCCTAAAGGCCTCAACTTTATGCTTGCCAAGGTCCTGTTTGAGTGCACTGAAGATGTCCTGCTCCTTATCATGGAGGAATTCCAATATCCCTTCCAATTGGCGTTTCCTCCATGAAAAGCTCCTTGTTTTGCCACTCTTGAAGGTTTGTCTGACTTCATTGAGTAGCTCTTCAAGCTCAACAagctccatcttcttctccacttccCCATTGCCAAGTACCTTCCTCCAAATTTATAGAATGCATTGAATGGCTTCACATGTTCTGTGCTTCCATCCTTTAACTCCCATCCATTCCACTTCACTCTTTTTGGTACTGCATTGAATTCAGCATGGGGCTCTGTGTTCTGCAAAAAGTGCAAAGACTGTGCGGCAAATGCACAgacttcatttatatatatatatatatatataatctgaaAATTTATGTGATTACATAAAAATAcatcatattaaataaaaatcaatatattttaaatataaagtacATGTTGTACGATAGAATAAATTGGTAAAGTGAACTATATGAACTGAAAAATAGCTTGTAAAAAATCctctaataaattcaaatatcataAAACCTGTATgggatgttttgaaattttcatagaCTTATAATTCGTTTTCTCTTGATTGAATGCCCTtgtaaaagtaaatttttattttatttaatttttacaaaacaaaataaagtaggCACTTGTATAgttgtattgattaaaaaaaaagtttatatttatttatttattttcttataaaatattttttatttgatcatatatgattaattaaaactcaacttaaagatttatatatatatatatatatatatatataacttatgatgtttatattttttcatgaaaataatttatgatgATCTTTCCAAACAAATACCAGCTTACTAGTTACTATCAATCATATGTCTCTTCTATTAAAAAGACCACagaatcaataataattattcaaagtacataaacaaatttaatttttataaatatatgataataattgAGCTGAAGTGAAAGAAACATCTTTtatgaagttttatttttatgtgtacTCTTCAAaatgaagttttatttttctatgtgTACTCTTCAAAATATGTTTAATTCATTGTACATCAcataaaatcaaatatcatgtttattttttaaatttgatttgtttgtgtgtgtgtgtgtatatatatatatatataactctttatCTTAACTACAACATTAAAATATACTATTACAtattaaatgatgaaaaaacATGTGCATATCTACCCCTATAAATATCTATCTGTCattaaattagtatttttgCGTACatacatcttaaaaaaaattaaatttatttaaatcattacATCTAAATTCATATTTGAAATTAAGTCAATATTTTGCATACACTCCTAAAAATTTTTGagctagttttatttattacatataaataaaaattagcatTTCCAACGATAAGttggaatttaaataaaatcttgtttctattattaaaaaaaaacaatattcatataacttatcatatattttaatatgtatGAATAGAAAAGaggtttatcaaaaaataaaaaataaaaaatcgtAGAGAGGTATGTatgcaaacaaatcaaattttaagtaGTATACAAAAGAGGTATACATATAATTAGGCCAAATTTTTAAGAATGCAGAAGGGAAAAAATCCTTTTCtaccatattttttatatgaatacaATTTACAAgtaattattttcttcatctcAATAACATTCATATATTTTGGAAGGCAAAAAATTTGGCTTAAAACCCCTAgacatatttatgatttatggtTACAAACCTAAAGAAAAATGTTAAGAtgcttttcattaattt
This window encodes:
- the LOC120263377 gene encoding uncharacterized protein LOC120263377 codes for the protein MCALRVSPPPFWTSIQQPSTTTRSSSLLLLLPLRRRLHRPLTSSAMGDNVKEIKVEEKKKTEAEKPETPLQPPEKPLPGDCCGSGCMRCVWDVYYEELEAYNKSFDLAPSEAKNQ
- the LOC120277074 gene encoding LOW QUALITY PROTEIN: aldehyde dehydrogenase family 3 member F1-like (The sequence of the model RefSeq protein was modified relative to this genomic sequence to represent the inferred CDS: deleted 1 base in 1 codon); the encoded protein is MELVELEELLNEVRQTFKSGKTRSFSWRKRQLEGILEFLHDKEQDIFSALKQDLGKHKVEAFRDEVGVLIKSVNYALSNLKKWMASQKVRMPWAFFPSSAEVLPEPLGVVLIFSSWNFPIGLALEPLIGAISAGNVMVLKTAELAPASSDLIANVLPLYLDNKAIKIIQGGQFVGEQLLDCKWDKIFFTGSERVGRIVMTKAAKHLTPVVLELGGKCPTIVDTLSNLRDLKVAVRRIVGGKWGPCCGQACIGVDYLLVEDKFAPILIDLLKTTIKRFYIESDNISRIVNKQHFQRLCDLLNESSVRDSIAFGGSSDYETLKVEPTILVNPPLESLLMTKEIFGPLLPIITVKKIEDSIEFISERPKPLAIYAFTKNEHLKQRIIAETSSGSITFNDTMVQYACDALPFGGVGLSGFGKYHGKFSFDAFSHGKAVLRRSFLIEFVCRYPPWNDMKLHFMRCLYRFDYIGLLLMCLGLKKE